Proteins encoded together in one Roseibacterium elongatum DSM 19469 window:
- a CDS encoding PucC family protein, with amino-acid sequence MSALKRLSIKYLPFADAASDALPLSQLLRLSLFQVSVGMAGVMLLGTLNRVMIVELQVPAFLVAVMVALPVLIAPFRALLGFKSDTYKSAIGWKRIPYLWFGTLWQFGGLAIMPAALLVLSGETANVAYDVPFAGEILAGIAFVMTGLGMHMTQTAGLALAADRATDETRPRVVALLYVMLLAGMAVSSIVIGFLLRDFNGLELIQVVQGTAVATLVLNVIALWKQERVRPMSKAEREADSPTFRDAWADYASGGSAGRLLAVVFLGTMAFNMQDVLLEPYGGEILGLSVSSTTLLTATWAVGALIGFALAAKWLADGINPYRMAGRGVLAGVAAFCAVIFSNPMDSATLFFVGASLIGFGGGLFSVATLTAAMTMPTNGMAGRGLALGAWGAAQATAAGLSTAIGGGVRDTINQVAISGGLGEALNNPATGYSVVYHFEILLLFATLVALGPLVRTVTNSTRGEAGKIGLADLPT; translated from the coding sequence ATGAGCGCGCTGAAACGCCTGTCCATCAAGTATCTCCCCTTCGCCGATGCCGCCTCGGACGCGTTGCCGCTCAGCCAGCTGTTGCGGCTGTCGCTGTTCCAGGTGTCGGTCGGCATGGCTGGCGTGATGCTCTTGGGCACGCTGAACCGTGTCATGATCGTCGAGTTGCAGGTGCCCGCCTTTCTCGTGGCGGTCATGGTGGCCTTGCCGGTCCTGATCGCGCCGTTCCGCGCGCTGCTTGGGTTCAAGTCGGACACGTATAAATCCGCCATCGGGTGGAAGCGCATTCCCTACCTGTGGTTCGGCACGCTGTGGCAGTTCGGTGGTTTGGCGATCATGCCCGCGGCGCTGTTGGTTCTGTCTGGCGAAACGGCCAATGTCGCCTATGACGTGCCCTTCGCCGGCGAGATACTGGCCGGGATCGCCTTTGTCATGACTGGTCTGGGCATGCACATGACCCAGACCGCGGGTCTGGCGCTGGCCGCCGATCGCGCCACGGACGAGACGCGCCCGCGCGTCGTTGCGTTGCTCTATGTCATGCTGTTGGCGGGCATGGCGGTGTCGTCCATCGTCATCGGTTTCCTTCTGCGCGATTTCAACGGATTGGAACTGATCCAAGTGGTGCAGGGTACGGCCGTTGCCACCCTGGTTCTGAACGTGATCGCCCTGTGGAAACAAGAGCGCGTGCGTCCGATGTCAAAGGCCGAGCGCGAGGCCGACAGCCCCACGTTCCGCGACGCATGGGCCGATTACGCCTCGGGCGGGTCTGCTGGCCGTCTGCTGGCTGTCGTCTTTCTCGGCACGATGGCCTTCAACATGCAGGATGTTCTGCTCGAGCCCTATGGCGGCGAGATCCTGGGCCTCTCGGTGTCGTCGACGACCTTGCTGACGGCGACCTGGGCCGTGGGTGCCTTGATCGGCTTTGCCCTGGCCGCGAAATGGCTGGCAGACGGCATCAATCCCTACCGCATGGCCGGGCGCGGTGTCCTCGCCGGGGTCGCGGCGTTCTGTGCGGTCATCTTCTCCAACCCGATGGACTCGGCCACGCTGTTCTTTGTGGGGGCCAGCCTGATCGGTTTTGGCGGCGGCCTCTTCTCGGTCGCGACGCTGACGGCTGCGATGACCATGCCGACCAACGGCATGGCGGGCCGCGGCCTTGCCCTGGGTGCCTGGGGCGCCGCGCAGGCAACGGCGGCCGGCCTCTCGACCGCCATTGGCGGCGGTGTCCGCGATACCATCAACCAGGTCGCGATCAGCGGCGGTCTGGGCGAGGCCCTGAACAACCCGGCGACCGGCTATTCGGTCGTCTATCACTTCGAGATTCTACTCTTGTTCGCAACGCTCGTGGCGCTTGGTCCGCTTGTCCGAACCGTCACGAACTCCACCCGCGGGGAGGCCGGCAAGATCGGGCTCGCCGACCTGCCCACTTGA
- the bchL gene encoding ferredoxin:protochlorophyllide reductase (ATP-dependent) iron-sulfur ATP-binding protein, producing the protein MKIEGATVFSVYGKGGIGKSTTSSNLSAAFSKLGKRVLQIGCDPKHDSTFTLTGHLQPTVIDILKEVDFHAEELRPEDFVTEGYNGVMCIEAGGPPAGTGCGGYVVGQTVKLLKQHHLLEDTDVVIFDVLGDVVCGGFAAPLQHADRAVIVTANDFDSIYAMNRIIAAVQAKSKNYNVRLAGCVANRSRETDEVDRYCEEVGFKRIAHMPDVDAIRRSRLKKKTLFEMPDDEDIVQCRAEYIRLAELLYAGTDPLAPAPMEDRDIFELLGFD; encoded by the coding sequence ATGAAGATCGAGGGTGCGACGGTGTTCTCGGTCTACGGCAAGGGCGGGATCGGCAAATCGACGACCAGCTCGAACCTGTCGGCGGCGTTTTCCAAGCTGGGCAAGCGCGTGCTGCAGATCGGCTGCGACCCCAAGCATGACAGCACCTTCACCCTGACCGGCCATTTGCAGCCGACGGTGATCGACATTCTGAAAGAGGTCGATTTCCACGCCGAGGAACTGCGCCCCGAGGATTTCGTGACCGAAGGGTATAATGGCGTCATGTGCATCGAGGCCGGCGGCCCGCCCGCCGGCACCGGATGTGGCGGCTATGTCGTGGGCCAGACGGTCAAGCTGCTGAAACAGCACCACCTGCTGGAAGACACCGATGTTGTGATCTTCGACGTTTTGGGCGACGTCGTCTGCGGTGGCTTTGCCGCGCCGCTGCAGCATGCCGACCGCGCCGTGATCGTCACGGCCAACGATTTCGACAGCATCTATGCGATGAACCGGATCATCGCCGCGGTTCAGGCCAAGTCCAAGAACTACAACGTGCGCCTGGCCGGTTGCGTCGCCAACCGCTCGCGCGAGACGGACGAGGTCGATCGCTACTGCGAAGAGGTCGGCTTCAAGCGCATCGCGCATATGCCCGATGTCGATGCGATCCGCCGGTCGCGCCTGAAGAAGAAGACGCTGTTCGAAATGCCCGATGACGAGGATATCGTGCAGTGCCGCGCCGAATACATCCGTCTGGCCGAGCTGCTTTATGCGGGCACCGACCCGTTGGCCCCCGCGCCGATGGAAGACCGCGATATCTTCGAGTTGCTGGGGTTCGATTGA
- a CDS encoding magnesium chelatase subunit H, which translates to MRLRHILRGDSDHIPGYRVVIVTLDAHAAGPAARVSDRLGKEFPGLNVSVHASAEWAENPEALEEAKIAIKHGDIIVANLLFIEEHIRAILPDLQARRDHCDAMIGIISAKEVVQLTRMGDLDMTKPASGPMKLLKKLRGSKEGSNGAPSGSGEKQMKMLRRLPKILKFIPGKAQDVRAWFLTMQYWLGGSDDNVEQMVRFLVGRYATDRDFAGADAAAPIDYPEVGLYHPDLPDHHITTDLADLPQPENPVGTVGLLMMRSYILASDTAHYDAVIRRMQKSGLAVIPAFAGGLDGRPAISAYFDKGRIDALVSLTGFSLIGGPAYNDSAAAVEVLKDLDVPYIAAHPIEFQTLGQWSSSNGGLGPVETTMLVALPEIDGATNPTVFGGRHGVDGCQGCSLACACRSDTRAMAPCTERVTSLVEKTRRLAMLRRKQNAEKKVGIVLFGFPPNAGAIGTAAYLSVFESLHNTLKQMKADGYDVEVPATVDDLRRAVLEGNAKQYGQEANVAAHVDADTIVRTTPPLKAIESVWGPAPGKIQSDGRGVFVLGAQLGKVFVGVQPTFGYEGDPMRLLFEHGFAPTHAFTTFYLWLRNTFGADVLLHFGMHGALEFMPGKQAGLGARDWPDRLIGEMPNVYLYASNNPSEATLAKRRSNAVTITHLTPPLAASGLYKGLSELKDSLTRWRALSPDAPERQDLAELIEAQAEAVDLTERDPDKLWLTLLETEDALIPDGLHVVGRPIAEAELQEHLRVMAETDPETRNRVENLLRQETELGALMRALSGRYIEPVPGGDLIRSPEVLPTGRNIHAFDPFRMPTAFALQDGAKQAQKLIEAAGEMPRSVALVLWGSDNIKSDGGPISQALALMGATPRFDGYGRLCGADLIPLEELGRPRIDVVMTLSGIFRDLLPLQTRMLAEAAYKAATAEEPAEMNFVRAHALDYMQKMGVEMEEAALRVFSNAEGAYGSNVNALIDSGAWGEEDELADAYEARKSFAYGMDGKARKNAGLLQNALKDVDLAYQNLESVELGVTTVDHYFDTLGGISRAVKRAKGKDAPVFIGDQTRGEGKVRTLQEQVALETRSRSLNPKWFEGLLKHGHEGVRQIEAQVTNTLGWSATTGQVDPWVYQRLSETFVLDEDMRRRLAELNPQASVRMANRLLEAFERNYWQPDEATLAALQAGADELEDTLEGLTPGMAAE; encoded by the coding sequence ATGAGGCTAAGGCACATTTTGCGCGGTGATAGTGACCATATCCCCGGCTACCGGGTCGTGATCGTCACGCTGGACGCCCATGCGGCAGGCCCTGCCGCGCGGGTTAGTGACCGATTGGGCAAGGAGTTCCCGGGTCTCAACGTCTCGGTTCACGCAAGTGCCGAGTGGGCGGAAAACCCCGAAGCGCTGGAAGAGGCAAAGATCGCCATCAAGCATGGCGACATCATCGTCGCCAACCTGCTGTTCATCGAGGAACATATCCGGGCAATCCTGCCCGATCTGCAGGCGCGCCGCGATCACTGCGATGCGATGATCGGCATCATCTCGGCCAAGGAAGTGGTTCAATTGACCCGCATGGGCGATCTGGACATGACCAAACCGGCCAGCGGGCCGATGAAGCTGTTGAAAAAGCTGCGCGGCTCGAAAGAGGGCAGCAACGGCGCCCCCAGCGGATCCGGCGAAAAGCAGATGAAGATGCTGCGTCGCCTGCCGAAGATCCTGAAATTCATTCCGGGCAAGGCACAAGACGTGCGCGCCTGGTTCCTGACGATGCAATACTGGCTGGGCGGGTCTGACGACAATGTCGAACAGATGGTCCGGTTCCTGGTCGGCCGTTATGCCACCGATCGCGACTTTGCCGGGGCAGACGCCGCCGCGCCAATCGACTACCCCGAGGTGGGCCTTTACCACCCCGATCTTCCGGATCATCACATCACCACGGATTTGGCGGATCTTCCGCAACCCGAAAACCCGGTCGGCACCGTCGGCCTGTTGATGATGCGCTCCTACATCCTGGCCAGTGACACCGCACATTATGATGCCGTGATCCGCCGGATGCAGAAATCGGGGCTGGCCGTGATCCCCGCCTTTGCCGGTGGCCTCGACGGGCGGCCTGCGATCTCCGCCTATTTCGACAAGGGTCGCATCGACGCCTTGGTGTCCCTGACAGGGTTCAGCCTGATCGGTGGCCCAGCCTATAACGACAGTGCAGCCGCGGTCGAGGTGCTGAAAGACCTGGATGTGCCCTACATCGCGGCGCACCCGATCGAGTTTCAGACGCTCGGCCAGTGGTCGTCGTCCAATGGCGGGCTCGGCCCGGTCGAGACCACCATGCTGGTCGCCTTGCCGGAAATCGACGGCGCCACCAACCCCACGGTGTTCGGCGGGCGTCATGGCGTCGATGGCTGCCAGGGCTGCTCGCTGGCCTGCGCATGCCGATCCGATACGCGGGCGATGGCCCCCTGCACCGAACGGGTCACATCTCTGGTGGAAAAGACCCGCCGCCTTGCCATGTTGCGGCGCAAGCAGAACGCGGAAAAGAAGGTGGGGATCGTCCTGTTCGGCTTTCCGCCCAATGCCGGGGCCATCGGCACCGCCGCCTATCTCAGCGTCTTTGAAAGCCTGCACAACACGCTCAAGCAGATGAAAGCCGACGGTTACGACGTGGAGGTTCCCGCCACCGTCGATGACCTGCGCCGCGCCGTGCTGGAGGGTAACGCCAAACAATACGGGCAAGAGGCCAACGTCGCCGCCCATGTCGATGCCGACACCATCGTGCGCACGACCCCGCCGCTGAAAGCCATCGAAAGCGTCTGGGGCCCCGCACCGGGCAAGATCCAGTCGGATGGCCGCGGTGTCTTCGTGCTGGGGGCGCAGCTGGGCAAGGTTTTCGTGGGGGTGCAGCCGACCTTCGGGTACGAGGGCGACCCGATGCGCCTGTTGTTCGAACATGGTTTCGCGCCGACCCATGCCTTCACCACCTTCTACCTGTGGCTCAGGAACACCTTCGGCGCAGATGTCCTGCTGCATTTCGGCATGCATGGCGCGCTGGAGTTCATGCCCGGCAAGCAGGCCGGTCTTGGCGCGCGCGACTGGCCCGACCGCCTGATCGGCGAGATGCCGAATGTCTATCTCTATGCCTCGAACAACCCGTCCGAGGCGACCTTGGCCAAGCGTCGCTCGAATGCGGTGACCATCACACACCTGACCCCGCCGCTGGCGGCGTCCGGTCTCTACAAGGGGCTTTCGGAACTGAAGGACAGCCTGACGCGCTGGCGTGCGCTGTCGCCCGACGCGCCCGAGCGCCAGGATTTGGCCGAGTTGATCGAGGCGCAGGCCGAGGCCGTCGACCTGACCGAACGCGACCCCGACAAGCTGTGGCTGACGCTACTGGAAACCGAGGATGCGCTGATCCCCGATGGTCTGCATGTCGTGGGACGCCCCATCGCCGAGGCCGAGTTGCAGGAACACCTGCGGGTGATGGCCGAGACAGACCCTGAAACGCGCAACAGGGTCGAAAACCTGCTGAGGCAGGAGACCGAATTGGGCGCGCTGATGCGCGCGCTCTCCGGCCGTTATATCGAGCCTGTTCCCGGCGGCGATCTGATCCGCTCGCCCGAGGTTCTGCCGACGGGCCGCAATATCCATGCGTTCGACCCGTTCCGCATGCCAACGGCCTTTGCGCTGCAGGACGGTGCGAAACAGGCCCAGAAACTGATCGAGGCGGCCGGTGAAATGCCCCGGTCTGTCGCGCTGGTTCTATGGGGCTCGGACAATATCAAATCCGATGGCGGCCCGATCAGCCAGGCGCTGGCCCTGATGGGCGCGACGCCGCGTTTCGATGGTTACGGTCGTCTCTGCGGGGCCGATCTGATCCCGTTGGAGGAGCTCGGCCGCCCGCGCATCGACGTGGTGATGACGCTGTCGGGCATCTTCCGCGACCTGCTGCCGCTCCAGACCCGGATGCTGGCGGAAGCCGCCTACAAGGCGGCCACCGCCGAGGAACCGGCCGAAATGAACTTCGTCCGGGCGCATGCGCTGGATTACATGCAGAAAATGGGCGTCGAGATGGAAGAGGCCGCGCTGCGTGTCTTTTCCAATGCCGAAGGGGCCTATGGATCGAACGTCAATGCCCTGATCGACAGCGGCGCCTGGGGCGAGGAAGACGAACTTGCCGATGCCTACGAGGCGCGCAAGAGTTTCGCCTATGGCATGGATGGCAAGGCGCGCAAGAATGCGGGTCTTTTGCAGAACGCCCTGAAAGACGTGGATCTGGCGTATCAGAACCTCGAGTCGGTCGAGTTGGGTGTCACCACGGTGGACCACTATTTCGACACGCTCGGCGGCATTTCGCGCGCAGTGAAACGCGCCAAGGGCAAGGATGCCCCGGTGTTCATCGGCGACCAGACCCGTGGCGAGGGCAAGGTGCGCACCCTGCAGGAGCAGGTGGCGCTGGAAACCCGTTCGCGCAGCCTGAACCCCAAATGGTTCGAGGGCCTGCTCAAGCACGGTCACGAGGGCGTGCGCCAGATCGAGGCGCAGGTCACCAACACGCTGGGATGGTCTGCCACGACGGGGCAGGTCGACCCTTGGGTCTACCAGCGCCTGAGCGAGACATTCGTTCTCGACGAAGACATGCGTCGGCGGTTGGCGGAGTTGAATCCGCAAGCCTCGGTGCGCATGGCCAACCGCCTGCTCGAGGCGTTCGAGCGCAACTACTGGCAACCCGACGAGGCTACGCTCGCCGCCCTTCAGGCCGGCGCGGACGAGCTCGAGGATACCCTCGAAGGCCTCACCCCCGGAATGGCCGCGGAATGA
- the puhB gene encoding photosynthetic complex putative assembly protein PuhB yields MSHDDFQTEPVRGLPENLPEGEHILWQGQPDWWALTKESLSFWWVAGYFFFLFAWRTISGAATESWIDSATAASFFLVLGGFVCLLLIIMGLIQAKTTMYTVTNKRVAMRIGAALTVTLNLPFRQVANASLGLRRNGTGTIALELKEDSGFRPSYLNTWPHVRPWKMKDTQPALRCIPEAQKVAQILSEAAETAVSHPVVEIATDTQHGGGQNPVAAE; encoded by the coding sequence ATGTCCCACGACGACTTTCAGACCGAGCCCGTCCGTGGTCTTCCCGAAAACCTGCCAGAGGGGGAACACATCCTCTGGCAAGGCCAGCCCGACTGGTGGGCCCTGACCAAAGAGTCCCTCAGCTTCTGGTGGGTCGCGGGGTATTTCTTCTTCCTGTTCGCCTGGCGCACCATCAGCGGGGCCGCCACCGAAAGCTGGATCGACAGCGCAACGGCGGCCTCGTTCTTTCTGGTCCTGGGCGGGTTCGTGTGCCTGCTCCTGATCATCATGGGCCTGATCCAGGCCAAGACGACCATGTACACCGTCACGAACAAGCGCGTGGCGATGCGCATCGGCGCCGCCCTTACGGTGACGCTGAACCTGCCGTTCCGGCAGGTGGCCAACGCCAGCCTCGGCTTGCGGCGCAACGGCACCGGCACGATCGCGCTGGAACTGAAAGAAGACAGCGGGTTCCGCCCCTCCTACCTCAATACCTGGCCCCATGTCCGCCCGTGGAAGATGAAGGATACGCAGCCCGCGCTGCGCTGCATCCCCGAGGCGCAGAAGGTCGCCCAGATTCTGTCCGAAGCGGCGGAAACGGCCGTGTCGCATCCGGTGGTCGAGATCGCCACCGACACCCAGCACGGCGGGGGCCAAAACCCCGTCGCGGCCGAATAA
- the bchB gene encoding ferredoxin:protochlorophyllide reductase (ATP-dependent) subunit B → MKLTVWTYEGPPHVGAMRVATAMKGLHYVLHAPQGDTYADLLFTMIERRNHRPPVSYTTFEGRDLGEDTAGLFKSACQDAYDRYRPQAMIVGASCTAELIQDDPGGLAETMDIPVPVVALELPSYQRKENFGSDETFYQIVRALVQPMDRTPQITANLIGPLALGFRHRDDIEEVKGLLYEMGIGVNVVAPFDATPKDIAKLGQAHFNVLMYPEHAETAARHLERTCGQPYTKTVPIGVGATHDFVAEVAHICGVEPKKDLSRLRQPWWSKSVDSTYLTGKRVFLFGDATHVKTAARIARDEMGFEVVGLGCYNREFARDIRNLAKEYGVAALITDDYLEVEKAIEDLAPEMILGTQMERHIGKRLGIPCAVISAPVHVQDFPARYSPQMGWEGANVIFDTWIHPLVMGLEEHLLHMFREDFEFHDEAGASHHGGHAPKPLSEAPVSDLVATEPEVPAETGGDVMVWLADAERELKKIPFFVRGKARRNTEKFAAERGVSEISIDTLYEAKAHFAR, encoded by the coding sequence ATGAAGCTGACCGTCTGGACATATGAGGGCCCGCCGCATGTCGGTGCCATGCGCGTCGCCACCGCGATGAAGGGTCTGCATTACGTGCTGCACGCTCCGCAGGGCGACACCTATGCCGACCTGCTGTTTACCATGATCGAGCGGCGCAACCACCGCCCGCCGGTCAGTTACACGACCTTTGAGGGCCGTGACCTTGGCGAAGACACGGCTGGCCTGTTCAAATCCGCCTGTCAGGATGCCTATGACCGGTACCGCCCCCAGGCGATGATCGTCGGCGCGTCCTGCACGGCCGAGCTGATCCAGGATGATCCCGGCGGTCTGGCGGAAACGATGGACATTCCCGTGCCGGTCGTCGCGCTGGAGTTGCCCAGCTACCAGCGCAAGGAAAACTTCGGCTCGGACGAGACGTTCTACCAGATCGTGCGCGCGCTGGTGCAGCCCATGGACCGCACCCCCCAGATCACGGCAAACCTGATCGGGCCGCTGGCGCTGGGCTTTCGCCACCGCGACGACATCGAAGAGGTCAAGGGCCTGCTCTACGAGATGGGGATCGGCGTCAATGTCGTGGCCCCGTTCGACGCCACGCCCAAGGATATCGCCAAGCTGGGCCAGGCGCATTTCAACGTACTGATGTACCCCGAGCACGCGGAAACCGCCGCGCGGCATCTCGAACGCACCTGCGGCCAGCCCTACACCAAGACGGTTCCGATCGGCGTCGGCGCGACCCATGATTTCGTGGCGGAAGTGGCCCATATCTGCGGTGTCGAGCCGAAAAAAGACCTCAGCCGCCTGCGCCAGCCGTGGTGGTCGAAATCGGTCGACTCCACTTACCTGACCGGCAAACGCGTGTTCCTGTTCGGCGATGCGACCCACGTCAAAACCGCCGCACGCATCGCGCGGGACGAAATGGGTTTCGAGGTTGTGGGTCTCGGCTGCTACAACCGCGAGTTCGCCCGTGACATCCGCAACCTCGCCAAGGAATATGGCGTCGCGGCGCTGATCACCGACGATTACCTCGAGGTCGAAAAGGCCATCGAGGATCTGGCGCCCGAGATGATCCTCGGCACGCAGATGGAGCGCCACATCGGCAAACGCCTCGGCATTCCCTGCGCCGTGATCTCGGCCCCCGTCCATGTGCAGGACTTCCCCGCGCGCTACTCGCCCCAGATGGGTTGGGAAGGTGCGAACGTGATCTTCGACACCTGGATCCATCCGCTGGTGATGGGTCTCGAGGAACACCTGCTGCACATGTTCCGCGAGGATTTCGAATTCCATGACGAAGCCGGCGCCAGCCACCACGGCGGCCACGCGCCGAAACCCTTGTCCGAGGCGCCGGTGTCCGACCTTGTTGCCACCGAACCCGAGGTTCCGGCGGAAACGGGCGGTGATGTCATGGTCTGGCTGGCCGATGCCGAGCGAGAGTTGAAGAAAATCCCGTTCTTCGTGCGCGGCAAGGCCCGTCGCAACACCGAAAAATTCGCCGCCGAACGTGGCGTTTCCGAGATCAGCATCGACACTTTGTATGAGGCTAAGGCACATTTTGCGCGGTGA
- the bchM gene encoding magnesium protoporphyrin IX methyltransferase, with translation MVATPTYGATRDRVEHYFDRTATQTWERLTSDAPVSGIRQTVREGRDRMRAIMLSRLPEDLTGKRVLDAGCGTGAMTEELARRGAEVVAIDISPALVDIAAKRLPPELADQVTFTSGDMLSADLGSFDHVMAMDSMIYYTADDLGQALANLCPRVRSSIVFTVAPRTPFLMAFWGVGKLFPRSDRSPTMIPHAPAKLARMASRHGASGTMTEVERVSRGFYISTCLEYAR, from the coding sequence ATGGTGGCGACGCCGACATATGGCGCCACGCGCGACCGGGTCGAACACTATTTCGACCGTACCGCGACCCAGACATGGGAGCGATTGACCTCTGACGCGCCGGTTTCCGGCATCCGTCAGACGGTGCGCGAAGGACGCGACCGGATGCGCGCGATCATGCTGTCGCGCCTGCCCGAGGATCTGACCGGCAAGCGCGTTCTGGATGCCGGGTGCGGGACCGGTGCGATGACCGAGGAACTGGCCCGTCGCGGGGCCGAGGTCGTCGCCATCGACATTTCGCCGGCCCTGGTCGACATCGCGGCCAAACGTTTGCCGCCCGAACTGGCCGATCAGGTGACGTTCACATCGGGCGACATGCTGTCGGCCGATCTGGGGTCGTTCGACCATGTGATGGCGATGGACTCGATGATCTACTACACCGCCGACGATCTGGGGCAGGCGTTGGCCAACCTGTGTCCGCGAGTTCGCTCCTCGATTGTGTTCACGGTCGCACCGCGCACGCCGTTCCTGATGGCGTTCTGGGGGGTTGGCAAACTTTTCCCGCGGTCCGACCGCTCGCCGACGATGATCCCCCATGCTCCGGCCAAGCTGGCACGCATGGCATCGCGGCACGGGGCCAGCGGCACCATGACCGAGGTCGAACGCGTCAGCCGCGGCTTCTATATCTCCACCTGCTTGGAGTATGCACGATGA
- the puhA gene encoding photosynthetic reaction center subunit H, whose protein sequence is MEAVFFGNFDLASLSIWLFWIFFALLIYYLQTENMREGYPLENEDGTAAPNQGPFPVPNAKTFILPHGRGEVVMPSPENEAAHRRQDLAMERTAAVNGFPYEPTGDPMADGVGPAAWAPRADVPELDGHGHPKIVPMGQTEAYRVSAGFDPRGLPLVAGDGETVGTVTDMWVDAPESLVRYLEVELDEAHGGGSRLIPIHFCRIWPSKVKVYAVYGKHFAGVPTIKSPNQVTKLEEEKISTYYGGGTLYASQDRVDPLL, encoded by the coding sequence ATGGAAGCTGTATTCTTCGGCAACTTCGATCTGGCGAGCCTGTCGATCTGGCTCTTCTGGATCTTCTTCGCCCTGCTGATCTACTATCTGCAGACCGAAAACATGCGCGAGGGTTACCCCCTCGAGAACGAGGACGGCACCGCCGCCCCCAACCAGGGCCCGTTCCCCGTTCCCAATGCCAAGACCTTCATTCTGCCGCATGGCCGCGGCGAGGTCGTGATGCCCTCGCCCGAGAACGAAGCCGCACACCGCCGTCAGGATCTGGCGATGGAACGCACGGCTGCCGTCAACGGCTTTCCCTATGAACCCACCGGCGACCCGATGGCCGATGGTGTGGGGCCGGCCGCATGGGCACCACGCGCCGACGTTCCCGAACTGGACGGTCACGGCCATCCCAAGATTGTCCCGATGGGTCAGACCGAGGCCTACCGCGTGTCGGCCGGGTTCGATCCGCGCGGCCTGCCCCTGGTGGCCGGTGACGGTGAAACGGTTGGCACCGTGACCGACATGTGGGTGGACGCCCCGGAAAGCCTGGTGCGCTACCTCGAGGTCGAACTGGACGAGGCCCATGGCGGCGGCAGCCGTCTGATCCCGATCCACTTCTGCCGGATCTGGCCCAGCAAGGTGAAGGTCTATGCCGTCTACGGCAAGCATTTCGCCGGCGTTCCGACGATCAAGTCGCCCAATCAGGTGACCAAGCTCGAGGAAGAAAAGATCTCGACCTACTACGGCGGCGGCACGCTCTATGCCTCACAAGACCGGGTGGACCCGCTGCTCTGA
- the acsF gene encoding magnesium-protoporphyrin IX monomethyl ester (oxidative) cyclase, with translation MKDLAHSADASTVEEAMAAQNYEKAIVDSEGATALAMQNTLLTPRFYTTDFDELDAIDVSPVREDWDKLIDQMKSDPNKGHFKKNEDWDHIDWDGMEPKLKAEFIDFLVSSCTAEFSGCVLYKEMKRRGNNEDIVTLFQLMARDEARHAGFINDALREAGIAVNLGFLTQKKKYTYFRPKFIYYATYLSEKIGYARYITIYRHLEANPEHRFHPIFKWFKEWCNDEFSHGEAFALLMKTDPKLTSGLNVLWIKFFLTAVYSTMYVRDHQRPAFHAALGVDPDWYAHEVFTKTSEISKQVFPITLDIEHPRWQKGLEALQRANADLAQAKETGNIVKRVGAMTRAAAAFVSLFTIPAITHRVPDSTRLEPAY, from the coding sequence ATGAAGGATCTCGCTCATTCCGCCGACGCCTCGACCGTAGAAGAGGCCATGGCCGCGCAGAACTATGAAAAGGCCATTGTAGACAGCGAAGGCGCGACCGCGCTGGCCATGCAGAACACCCTTCTGACGCCGCGGTTCTACACCACCGATTTCGACGAACTTGACGCGATCGACGTGTCTCCGGTCCGCGAAGACTGGGACAAGCTGATCGACCAGATGAAATCGGACCCGAACAAGGGCCATTTCAAGAAGAACGAGGACTGGGACCATATCGATTGGGACGGGATGGAGCCCAAACTGAAGGCCGAGTTCATCGACTTTCTGGTGTCGTCCTGTACCGCCGAGTTCTCGGGCTGTGTCCTTTACAAGGAAATGAAGCGCCGCGGCAACAACGAGGATATCGTCACGCTGTTTCAGTTGATGGCCCGTGACGAGGCGCGCCACGCAGGTTTCATCAACGATGCCCTGCGCGAGGCGGGGATCGCGGTGAACCTGGGCTTTCTGACCCAGAAGAAGAAGTACACGTACTTCCGGCCCAAGTTCATCTACTACGCCACCTACCTGTCGGAAAAGATCGGCTACGCCCGCTACATCACCATATACCGCCATCTCGAGGCGAACCCCGAACATCGGTTTCACCCGATCTTCAAGTGGTTCAAGGAATGGTGCAACGACGAGTTCAGCCATGGCGAAGCCTTTGCCCTGCTGATGAAGACCGACCCCAAACTGACCAGCGGTCTGAACGTCTTGTGGATCAAGTTCTTTCTGACGGCCGTCTACTCCACGATGTATGTGCGCGACCATCAGCGGCCTGCTTTCCATGCCGCGCTGGGGGTCGACCCCGACTGGTATGCACATGAGGTCTTTACCAAGACCTCCGAGATCTCGAAGCAGGTCTTCCCGATCACGCTCGATATCGAGCATCCGCGCTGGCAAAAGGGCCTTGAAGCGCTGCAAAGGGCCAATGCCGATCTCGCCCAAGCCAAGGAAACCGGCAATATCGTCAAGCGTGTGGGTGCAATGACCCGTGCGGCGGCGGCCTTTGTCAGCCTGTTCACCATCCCGGCCATCACCCACCGCGTGCCGGACTCTACCCGGCTGGAGCCTGCCTACTGA